The proteins below come from a single Lepeophtheirus salmonis chromosome 4, UVic_Lsal_1.4, whole genome shotgun sequence genomic window:
- the LOC121116257 gene encoding uncharacterized protein has protein sequence MRKMLVSLSFLLSTIHFISLAGASCLTKSGSSCVFPFQYLGITYEGCTTVDYGTTLWCATSLVSGSLEYQTYGDCSTSCSVASTVSKAGCPTTNGNRCIFPFKYNGVSYSECTTVDFGSTHWCAVSVNSNEEVMGYGICTQDCPRKSTIPANECGTTSGSACIFPFIYSGTTYNACTTKDNSGSPWCATSVDAGGTYVNYGTCNSNCIVDDNPTTTTTTTTTTTTTTSTTTTTTTSTTTTTTTTTSTTTTTTTTTTTTTTTTTTTTTTTTTTTTTTTTTTTTTTTTTTTTTTTTTTTTTTTTTTTTTTTTTTTTTTTTTTTTTTTTTTTTTTTTTTTTTTTPQQLLQQQLPTTTTTTTTTTTTTPQQRPQLLQQPQQLQQLRPPPQQPLQQQLLQQRPRQQHYNNNNNNNDNNNYDHHHNNDYNHHYNN, from the exons aTGAGAAAAATGCTTGTTTCTTTGTCGTTTCTACTATCtactattcattttatttcactGGCTG GTGCCTCATGCTTAACAAAATCTGGAAGTAgttgtgtttttccttttcaatacCTAGGAATAACCTATGAAGGATGTACAACTGTTGACTATGGAACCACTCTTTGGTGTGCCACATCTCTAGTCTCAGGTTCTCTTGAGTATCAAACTTATGGAGATTGCTCAACATCTTGCTCcg TGGCCTCAACTGTGAGCAAGGCAGGATGTCCAACAACCAATGGAAATCGTTGTATCTTTCCTTTTAAATACAATGGTGTATCTTATTCCGAATGTACAACAGTGGATTTTGGATCCACTCATTGGTGCGCCGTATCAGTTAACTCTAATGAAGAAGTTATGGGATATGGGATATGTACTCAAGATTGTCCAA GGAAAAGTACAATTCCAGCCAATG AGTGTGGAACCACGAGTGGATCAGCGTGTATATTTCCATTTATCTACAGTGGAACAACATATAATGCTTGTACTACAAAAGATAATTCAGGGAGCCCATGGTGTGCAACTTCAGTGGATGCAGGGGGAACTTATGTGAATTACGGAACCTGTAATTCCAACTGTATAG TTGATGACAATCCAACCACAACAACTACAACCACAACAACTACAACCACGACCACCTCAACtacgacaacaacaacaacctcTACAACCACCACCACAACAACGACGACATCAACAACCACCACGACGACAACGACCACGACGACAACAACTACtacgacaacaacaacaactacgaCCACTACTACTACAACTACCACAACAACGACCACaacaactacaacaacaactacGACGACAACAACTACTACAACCACCACCACaacaactactactactacaacaacaactacgacgacaacaacaactacaacaacCACCACTACGACCactactactacaacaacaactactacaactacaacaacaactacaacaacaacaacaacgaccACTACACCACAACaactactacaacaacaactaccaacaacaactacaacaacaactactactactacaactACACCACAACAACGACCACAACTACTACAACAACCACAACAACTACAACAACTACGACCACCACCACAACAACcactacaacaacaactactacaacAACGACCACGACAACAacactacaacaacaacaacaacaacaacgacaaCAACAACTACGACCACCACCACAACAACGACTACAACCACCACTACAACAACTAA
- the LOC121116256 gene encoding uncharacterized protein, whose translation NNDYDYYHHNNDHDQQLQPPQQQLQPLLLQLPPQQQLQQQPQHYYYNNKRQQQLQPQQQQQHHNNNYHHNNNHYDHYYYNNNYYNYNKHYDTTTTTTTTQQQLQQQPQQQLLQQQQQLQQLQQQQQQQQQQQLQQQQQQQQPLHHYYYNTTTTTTTTTTTLQQLLQLPPTTTTTTTTPQQQLQPLLPQQQQLLQQRRQQQPQQLQQLPPQQQPLRQPPQQPLRQHYNNDHDNHYNNNHNNDNNKYHHHHNNDYNHHYNNHYDHYYYINHDNNDYDDNNNDYDYYYNHHNNDHDHLQLQLRRQQQQQQQQQLRQQLLRLTTTTTTTTTTTTTTTTTTTTTTTTTTTTTTTTSTTTTTTTTTTTTTTTTTTTTTTTTTTTTTTTTTTTTTTTTTTTTTTTTTTTTTTTTTTTTTTTSTTTTTTTTTTTTTTTTTTSTTTTTTTTTTTTTTTTTTTTTTTTTTTTTTTTTISSTPASACPTTNGGTCTFPFVYLGVSYNGCTDEMNFGVPWCAVTVNPSTNEVYQYGDCSSSCPVVTKATSDGCPASNGRNCVFPFIYKGVTYEKCTVTDFGSIFWCATGVDSTNNVLRYGVCSSSCPMETTIPSSQCATTSNQACSFPFIYNGVTFQSCTTRDNSGSPWCATSVDISGNYLTYATCNLNCAVIP comes from the exons AACAACGACTACGACTACTACCACCACAACAACGACCACGACCAACAACTACAACCAccacaacaacaactacaaccactactactacaactaccaccacaacaacaactacaacaacaaccacaacactactactacaacaacaaacgacaacaacaactacaaccacaacaacaacaacaacaccacaacaacaactaccaccacaacaacaaccactacgaccactactactacaacaacaactactacaacTACAACAAACACTACGACACTACTACTACAACTACCACCAcacaacaacaactacaacaacaaccacaacaacaactactacaacaacaacaacaactacaacaactacaacaacaacaacaacaacaacaacaacaacaactacaacaacaacaacaacaacaacaaccactacaccactactactacaacaccaccacaacaacaacaactacgaCAACAACACTACAACAACTACTACAACTACCACCCACAACAACTACAACAACTACTACAccacaacaacaactacaaccACTACtaccacaacaacaacaactactacaacAACGACGACAACAACAACCACAACAACTACAACAACTACCACCACAACAACAACCACTACGACAACCACCACAACAACCACTACGACAACACTACAACAACGACCACGACAACCACTACAACAACAACCACAACAACGACAACAACAAGTACCACCACCACCACAATAACGACTACAACCACCACTACAACAACCACTACGACCACTACTACTACATCAACCACGACAACAACGACTACGACGACAACAACAACGACTACGACTACTACTACAACCACCACAACAACGACCACGACCACCTACAACTACAACTACgacgacaacaacaacaacaacaacaacaacaactacgacaacaactactacgactaacaacaacaacaacaactactacaacAACTACCACGACAACTACGACTACGACGACaacaactacaacaacaactacGACCACGACAACAACAACTagtacaacaacaacaactacgaCCACCACAACAACGACCACGACCACAACAACTACGACAACAACAACcacaacaacaactactactacaacaacaactacGACCACCACCACAACAACGACTACAACCACAACCACgacaactactactactacaacaacCACCACCACGACAACTACGACTACAACAACCAGTACTACTACAACAACCACCACAACAACGACTACGACCACTACCACAACAACAACTAGTACAACAACAACGACTACGACAACCACCACAACAACGACCACTACTACCACGACAACAACGACtacgacaacaacaacaactaccaCAACAACGACCACAATTTCTTCAACTCCTG CCTCCGCTTGTCCAACAACGAATGGTGGTACATGTACTTTCCCTTTTGTATATTTGGGAGTGAGCTATAATGGATGTACTGACGAAATGAACTTTGGAGTCCCTTGGTGTGCTGTCACTGTAAATCCTTCAACGAATGAAGTCTATCAATATGGAGACTGTTCATCTTCTTGTCCAG TGGTCACAAAAGCTACGTCTGACGGTTGCCCAGCATCAAATGGACGAAACTGCGTTTTCCCCTTCATCTATAAGGGGGTTACCTATGAAAAATGTACTGTCACTGATTTCGGATCCATCTTTTGGTGTGCAACAGGTGTTGATTCAACAAATAATGTTCTAAGATATGGTGTGTGCTCTAGCTCATGCCCAA TGGAAACAACTATTCCTTCTTCAC agTGTGCCACAACGTCCAATCAAGCGTGCTCATTTCCATTCATTTACAATGGAGTAACTTTTCAATCTTGTACAACAAGAGATAACTCTGGATCCCCATGGTGTGCTACCTCAGTTGATATTTCGGGAAATTACTTGACTTATGCAACATGCAACCTCAATTGTGCAG TTATaccatag